In Oceanobacillus sp. FSL K6-2867, one DNA window encodes the following:
- a CDS encoding ABC transporter ATP-binding protein, producing the protein MSKAAMELIDVRKTIGKKEIIKGLSFTIQKGEVFGFIGPNGAGKTTTIRMMVGLMKLTDGDVRILGNSIKTNYKKAVREVGAIVENPEMYPFMTGEQNLAHYARMIPGITKERIKEVVEIVGLEKAMKEKVGRYSLGMRQRLGIAQALLHKPSILILDEPTNGLDPAGIREIRRYIRKLAEENNVAVIISSHLLSEIELMCDRIGIIKNGELVATQQVHENVAADNLMQVEIEVSPGEKAMELLKTEIEIQAVLEGKNIHFQLEKEKIPEAIKMFVKHDISVYQVSITKASLEDKFFDLIGENTIE; encoded by the coding sequence ATGTCAAAAGCAGCAATGGAATTAATTGATGTACGGAAAACGATTGGCAAGAAGGAGATCATTAAAGGTCTGTCCTTCACAATCCAAAAAGGGGAAGTATTTGGCTTTATCGGTCCTAATGGTGCAGGTAAAACGACGACCATTCGAATGATGGTTGGGTTGATGAAGCTGACAGATGGCGATGTCCGCATTTTAGGAAATAGTATTAAAACCAACTATAAGAAAGCCGTGCGTGAGGTTGGCGCTATTGTTGAAAACCCTGAAATGTATCCTTTTATGACAGGTGAGCAAAATCTTGCTCACTATGCTCGTATGATCCCCGGCATAACTAAGGAACGGATCAAAGAGGTCGTAGAAATTGTCGGGCTCGAAAAGGCAATGAAAGAAAAGGTCGGCAGATATTCCTTAGGGATGCGCCAACGTTTAGGTATTGCACAAGCTCTTTTACATAAACCGTCGATTTTAATATTAGACGAACCTACAAATGGACTGGATCCGGCAGGGATTCGTGAAATTCGCAGGTACATTCGAAAATTGGCAGAAGAGAATAACGTTGCAGTTATTATTTCCAGTCATTTGTTATCAGAAATTGAGTTGATGTGTGACAGAATTGGCATTATTAAAAACGGAGAACTTGTTGCCACTCAACAGGTACATGAAAATGTGGCAGCAGATAATTTAATGCAAGTTGAAATTGAAGTATCTCCAGGCGAAAAAGCAATGGAGCTGTTAAAAACAGAGATTGAAATTCAAGCAGTCCTGGAAGGCAAAAATATTCACTTCCAACTTGAAAAGGAGAAAATTCCGGAAGCTATTAAAATGTTTGTAAAGCATGATATATCTGTGTATCAAGTAAGCATTACAAAAGCATCGCTAGAGGATAAATTCTTTGATTTGATTGGAGAGAATACAATTGAGTAA